Proteins encoded by one window of Rhodamnia argentea isolate NSW1041297 chromosome 6, ASM2092103v1, whole genome shotgun sequence:
- the LOC125315531 gene encoding uncharacterized protein LOC125315531 gives MAGSFFTSVAVNLVSKIGGYLFAPIGRQFGYVLCYKSYVEDLQTAVEELEGARESVQQSVDQARRNVNPIRPYVEDWLGKAMKEAEEAQQMLERGKTAKNACFRGWIPNPLVRHRIGRQVREATEFIRVLREKARNSDFKKVYDENIPPGIVIDPPIPVTRDALESRALIADDVMKALADDKVHVIGVHGVGGVGKSKLLADIKNRVKGEKLFDEVAMVDVLRNPDPKRIQGEIADSLGLNLMNMETTRGRELLHQRLTGLKGYPKKKILILLDNLWKKLELEEVGIPCGDDNKVRGCKLLLTSRRPDVLRDDMDSDRLCELKVLEYGEARRLFESLVGNRVDDPDFAPFVEGVVRNCKGLPLWIVSLAKTLKHRDLTAWRSAWTNIGGSVEKLIVELNYNDLKEKRIKSVFLVCSLLSGLISLRDCLVYCLGLGLYEELWKTIENARDKLSTDLHSLKDSSLLEDNDDKKWFRMHDVIVDEAISIASKEWDALVGREGEAFKKWSKDELRKCTAMSLRRVGIAELPEKLDCPNLNILLLTEHNPSLKIPPSFFESMKKLQVLDITGLSFTSLPSSIEFLENLKSLCLDDCHLEDVTVLGKLKGLHSLSFSNSTIAGLPRGIDRLTELRFLDLRGCKGLKVIEPGVLGSLVNLEELYIDSFDQWQAEDDALRSNATLAELKNMKKLKTLYITIPHSTTLSSDLPFGNLNEYKIQIGGTEGWWGRYEVSRTLKIKLDSGNLLREVCMQECLGRTQDLRLDGLQDGGDSIHNLCTEGFHELKHLHVKDNRSFQYVVDSTNCLAFTRLESLVLENLNKLEKICHDCLEASEDVEILSVLKVHNCEKLRFLFSSSMAKTLQQIREIEIVNCELLEEIIDVEEESEEVASIDTSEFSQLTSLSLEELPNLRTFAYGMYRIYCSILTRLRISECPKMTTFSSFKGKQQSIAVDTGLQQPFGGVNSSLSLPILFDRKERQKRLVSLKLKEVKLWDPPRLNALVPSSTKAMLGLSSLTNVSLRYCHDLRFLFTNDTCGTLDKLEKLEVSGCNNMREVITTEESEGRKLKPVKFSHLRTLKLCSLKSLISFCSGSCAYEFPSLRKLSILECTEVKAFIPRMPAPRVETMNRGSAGFDESLHSLFVEKLRLTGIQSRQLWENEMPNESICRLKVLEVKQCPNLLNVIPAFMWKRPLHRMEFLTVEECPRSRNLLTISMAKSPVQLQHLILGGCGEMEYIIAGEEEKPEEAIDIIEIPQLVIIGDAGCRRLEGGVPTQQPLLLVEKVEFPSMESMKISHMDNVEKIWLGELASNAFTKLKTLVVEYCEKLSTIFSSHIDLTRFQNLEKITMTDCGSLEVVFHVQEVNFSKAYCTSTFELRELVLTRLPKLKHVWSGLPQGGLTFGRLRSMEVIGCVSLKTLFPISIAKSLTWLEELLVEDCGVEEIIMEDGVERSAGDVFFPGLIKLKLLELPELRRFYRNSHTSTWPFLKELGVRHCSKMRSFSFDSEFQSYHGTTTSENQPALFCFEKILRLAREDVVMIPQHYIFRNLGGLGLGCYHDENIAFPSDFLLQRFPNLEGLGVGCSSFEEIFPEDKFGRGGATLSGSPTDVERPLKALGNLKQLQPYKLYNLSRVWKDGSLMAEILKQIETLWVWNCLNLSIVFPSPTPFERLKQLKVEDCAGLVHIGTSSTVTSPVHLTRLILRNCGAMEDVVTTDHGNGAEDISFPKLQELILDGLPSLESFSPTNCAFGFPSLVRVVFTRCPKMNIFCKGALRTPQLDKVLLSDGDDEWRWEGDLNTTIQTLSM, from the exons atggCCGGGAGTTTCTTTACCTCCGTCGCGGTGAACCTGGTCTCGAAAATCGGTGGGTACCTGTTTGCTCCCATTGGGCGTCAATTTGGGTACGTGCTATGCTACAAGAGCTACGTCGAAGATCTCCAAACCGCAGTCGAGGAGCTGGAGGGTGCGAGAGAAAGTGTGCAGCAGTCCGTCGATCAAGCCAGGCGCAACGTAAACCCAATACGCCCTTATGTTGAGGATTGGCTGGGGAAAGCAATGAAGGAGGCTGAGGAAGCACAACAAATGTTAGAACGTGGCAAGACTGCAAAGAATGCTTGCTTCCGCGGGTGGATTCCCAATCCATTGGTGCGCCATCGAATAGGCAGACAGGTGAGGGAGGCAACTGAATTCATTCGGGTACTCCGTGAGAAAGCCCGAAATAGCGACTTCAAGAAAGTCTACGATGAGAATATTCCACCAGGAATTGTCATTGATCCCCCGATTCCAGTTACAAGAGATGCCTTGGAGTCGAGGGCTTTGATCGCGGATGATGTAATGAAGGCTTTAGCTGATGACAAGGTCCATGTGATTGGGGTGCATGGAGTAGGTGGGGTTGGCAAGTCCAAGCTTTTGGCGGACATAAAAAATAGAGTTAAGGGAGAGAAGCTGTTCGATGAGGTTGCCATGGTAGATGTATTACGCAATCCAGATCCAAAAAGAATTCAGGGAGAAATCGCTGACTCTCTCGGCCTGAACCTAATGAATATGGAAACTACTCGTGGGAGAGAACTTTTGCATCAGAGGTTGACGGGATTAAAGGGGTATCCtaagaaaaaaattctcatccttttaGATAATTTGTGGAAGAAGCTAGAGTTGGAGGAAGTTGGAATACCTTGCGGAGATGATAATAAAGTAAGGGGCTGCAAGCTATTGCTAACGTCAAGACGCCCAGATGTTTTGCGGGACGACATGGACTCCGACCGATTATGCGAACTCAAAGTGTTAGAGTATGGTGAAGCACGaagactttttgaaagtttagtGGGGAACAGAGTTGACGATCCTGATTTTGCACCCTTCGTAGAGGGAGTGGTTAGGAATTGTAAAGGCTTGCCACTTTGGATTGTTTCGTTGGCAAAAACGTTGAAGCACAGAGATTTAACTGCGTGGAGGAGTGCTTGGACCAATATAGGTGGGTCGGTTGAGAAATTAATAGTGGAACTAAATTACAATGACTTAAAAGAGAAGAGGATCAAATCAGTGTTCTTGGTTTGTTCTCTACTCTCTGGGTTAATTTCGTTGAGGGATTGCCTTGTCTATTGCTTGGGTTTGGGTTTATATGAAGAATTATGGAAGACCATCGAAAACGCTAGAGATAAGTTGAGTACGGATCTGCATAGCCTGAAGGACTCTTCCTTGTTAGAAGATAACGATGACAAGAAATGGTTCAGAATGCACGATGTCATTGTTGACGAGGCCATCTCTATTGCTTCCAAGGAGTGGGACGCCTTGGTCGGGAGGGAGGGTGAAGCGTTTAAAAAATGGTCAAAGGATGAGCTCAGAAAATGCACAGCGATGTCCTTGCGTCGGGTTGGCATTGCTGAGCTTCCTGAAAAATTGGACTGCCCAAACTTGAATATACTTCTATTAACCGAACACAATCCGTCTCTCAAAATTCCCCCATCATTTTTTGAATCTATGAAGAAGCTCCAAGTCTTGGATATTACTGGCTTATCTTTCACCTCTCTACCTTCGTCGATTGAGTTCCTTGAAAACCTCAAGTCCCTATGTCTTGATGACTGCCATCTAGAGGATGTGACTGTTCTTGGAAAGCTGAAAGGATTGCACTCCCTAAGTTTCTCAAACTCTACAATCGCTGGGCTTCCCAGAGGAATAGATAGATTAACGGAATTGAGATTTTTGGACTTGAGAGGGTGTAAAGGGCTCAAAGTTATCGAACCTGGGGTGCTTGGAAGCTTGGTTAATTTAGAAGAACTGTATATTGACAGCTTTGATCAGTGGCAGGCCGAGGATGATGCGCTGCGAAGCAACGCCACCCTGGCTGAGTTGAAGAACATGAAAAAGTTGAAAACTCTCTACATTACTATTCCTCATTCCACCACTCTCTCAAGCGACCTCCCATTTGGAAATCTGAACGAGTATAAAATACAAATTGGGGGCACTGAGGGTTGGTGGGGTAGATACGAAGTGTCCAGAACGTTGAAGATCAAGCTTGATTCCGGTAATCTTCTCCGTGAAGTGTGTATGCAGGAATGTTTGGGGAGAACGCAAGATCTCCGCTTGGATGGATTACAAGACGGCGGAGATAGCATTCACAACTTGTGCACCGAAGGTTTTCACGAATTGAAGCATCTTCACGTAAAAGATAACCGCTCATTTCAGTATGTTGTTGACTCCACAAATTGCTTGGCATTTACGAGATTGGAATCGTTGGTTCTCGAGAATTTGAACAAGTTAGAGAAGATTTGTCACGATTGTCTTGAAGCTAGTGAGGATGTCGAGATTCTATC GGTGTTGAAGGTGCACAATTGTGAGAAGTtgaggtttcttttttcttcttccatggccAAAACACTGCAGCAAATTAGAGAAATAGAAATAGTGAATTGTGAGCTGTTGGAGGAAATTATAGATGTGGAAGAAGAATCAGAAGAAGTTGCATCCATCGACACTTCGGAGTTTTCTCAGTTAACCTCTTTATCTCTTGAAGAATTGCCAAATCTCAGGACATTCGCTTATGGGATGTATCGTATTTACTGCTCAATCTTAACAAGATTGAGGATATCTGAATGCCCTAAAATGACGACATTCTCTTCATTTAAAGGAAAGCAACAATCGATAGCAGTTGATACAGGTTTACAACAACCATTTGGTGGTGTCAACTCTAGCTTGTCCTTGCCTATACTCTTCGATCGAAAA GAAAGGCAAAAACGTCTCGTCTcgttaaaattaaaagaagtgAAGTTGTGGGACCCGCCGAGGCTGAATGCGTTGGTGCCAAGCAGCACCAAAGCAATGTTAGGTCTTTCTAGTTTGACTAATGTTAGCTTGCGCTATTGCCACGATTTGAGATTTCTCTTCACAAATGACACATGTGGGACTCTTGATAAACTGGAGAAGCTAGAAGTTTCTGGTTGCAATAACATGCGGGAAGTAATCACCACGGAAGAAAGTGAAGGGAGAAAGTTGAAGCCAGTGAAGTTCTCTCATTTACGTACATTGAAGCTGTGTTCCCTTAAAAGCTTGATTAGTTTCTGCTCGGGAAGTTGTGCATATGAGTTTCCCTCCCTTAGAAAGCTCTCAATTTTGGAGTGCACCGAAGTGAAGGCGTTCATACCGAGGATGCCGGCACCAAGAGTGGAGACGATGAATCGGGGATCCGCCGGTTTTGATGAAAGTCTACATTCTTTATTTGTCGAGAAG CTACGTCTAACAGGAATTCAATCCAGACAACTTTGGGAGAATGAGATGCCCAATGAGTCCATTTGTCGATTGAAGGTCCTTGAGGTGAAGCAGTGTCCCAACCTATTGAATGTCATTCCAGCATTTATGTGGAAGAGGCCACTTCACCGCATGGAGTTCTTGACGGTTGAGGAGTGCCCACGCTCGAGAAACCTTTTAACAATCTCTATGGCAAAGAGTCCGGTACAACTCCAGCATCTTATTCTAGGTGGCTGTGGAGAGATGGAGTACATTATTGCCGGAGAAGAGGAGAAACCTGAAGAAgcaattgatataattgaaattCCTCAACTT GTGATTATAGGAGATGCCGGTTGTAGAAGACTGGAGGGCGGCGTTCCAACGCAACAGCCACTTTTGCTAGTCGAAAAG GTTGAGTTTCCTAGTATGGAGTCGATGAAGATCTCGCACATGGATAACGTGGAGAAGATATGGCTTGGTGAGCTTGCTTCAAATGCCTTTACCAAGCTCAAGACACTAGTAGTTGAGTATTGTGAGAAACTTTCAACCATATTTTCATCTCATATTGATCTCACGAGATTTCAAAACTTAGAGAAGATAACTATGACCGATTGTGGGTCCTTAGAAGTGGTGTTTCATGTCCAAGAGGTCAATTTTAGCAAAGCTTATTGTACAAGCACTTTTGAATTGAGAGAATTAGTTTTGACACGGCTCCCAAAATTGAAGCACGTGTGGAGTGGACTTCCTCAAGGAGGTCTTACCTTTGGACGCTTACGTAGCATGGAGGTTATTGGGTGTGTGAGTCTCAAAaccttatttccaatttcaataGCAAAAAGTTTGACATGGCTCGAAGAACTTTTAGTAGAGGATTGTGGGGTGGAGGAAATTATCATGGAAGATGGAGTAGAGAGGAGTGCGGGTGATGTGTTCTTTCCGGGATTGATCAAGTTGAAGTTACTTGAGTTGCCGGAACTAAGGCGCTTCTACCGGAATAGTCATACTTCAACATGGCCATTCTTGAAAGAATTGGGAGTGAGACACTGCAGCAAGATGAGGTCATTCTCATTCGATAGCGAATTCCAAAGCTACCATGGTACAACTACCAGCGAGAATCAACCTGCACTCTTTTGTTTTGAAAAG ATATTGAGATTAGCGAGGGAGGATGTTGTGATGATACCGCAGCATTACATCTTTCGCAATCTCGGAGGGCTGGGTTTGGGATGCTACCACGATGAGAATATCGCCTTTCCCTCCGACTTCCTTCTCCAGCGATTTCCCAACCTGGAAGGGCTTGGTGTGGGTTGTAGCTCTTTTGAGGAGATATTTCCGGAAGATAAGTTTGGACGTGGGGGAGCTACTCTCTCTGGAAGTCCGACCGATGTGGAAAGACCTCTCAAGGCACTTGGAAATTTGAAGCAACTTCAACCGTATAAGTTGTATAACCTGAGCCGAGTTTGGAAAGATGGCTCCTTAATGGCTGAAATCCTTAAACAGATTGAAACTCTGTGGGTTTGGAATTGCCTGAATTTGTCAATCGTGTTTCCATCTCCAACTCCATTCGAGAGATTGAAGCAATTAAAAGTAGAGGACTGCGCTGGTTTAGTACATATCGGGACTTCCTCGACCGTGACAAGTCCGGTGCACCTTACTAGGCTAATCCTAAGAAATTGTGGTGCAATGGAAGACGTGGTAACAACAGATCATGGAAATGGAGCAGAGGATATCTCTTTCCCCAAGTTGCAAGAGTTGATACTTGATGGTTTACCAAGCCTTGAGAGCTTCTCTCCCACGAATTGCGCGTTCGGGTTCCCATCATTGGTGCGTGTTGTCTTCACGCGGTGCCCCAAGATGAATATATTCTGCAAGGGTGCCTTGAGGACACCACAACTAGACAAAGTACTCCTCTCCGACGGGGATGATGAATGGCGTTGGGAGGGCGACCTCAATACCACCATCCAAACCTTATCGATGTGA